Below is a genomic region from Argiope bruennichi chromosome 3, qqArgBrue1.1, whole genome shotgun sequence.
tcCCCTTATTATAAGTAATTGAttcttttcatagaaatttatatgtaatattactGATCAACAGTAGTTTCAAACCATGTTAACTCTTCTATCACACTTGTAAATGATATGTTCaaagaattatcatatttttgagCATAAGCTGATATGAATTCATAAACGCCCGAGTTGAATGTACTCTTGAAATTGAAGCTGTTCATTGAGTGAATAGTGGAATCAATGTGACAacatatttctcattattatgtAATTAGATAATGgagaaaaacaaacaattaaagagttaaattatgtattttacaaGCATCATAGAATGTATATactatttattatcatatatacttggtaggaaatataatttttttttttttattatgactagtaaatttctttttctatttaaaacatcAGATTATGAATTATATAGGAAGactttttacatacatttaatgAATGTGcactgaataaatatatatttaatacattgataaatttacatttaataaatatgcatttaataataacataaatgtacatagatacattttaattttaaagaaaaaaaataactttggaCTTAATACTGACTTCAATGtcttaacatttatatataaatgttaaccAGAACTCAggattttttgtcaaattaatattgctattttatatgaaatcttaagcacatcaaatactttaaaatataaatttttagaatggcTTTCCTATGTCTTCAAGATAATTTGTTTCTCAACTGttataacatttcttaaaaatgccattacgaaaatcaaaatattatttgcatcataaaactaaataataaacttgttttcttagtttctaaaactttttcttttcagatgATTCCAGTAGACCAGAAACACCTGAACCTGAAGATTTAGTACAATTCATCAAGGAGATTAATCTAGCATTGAAACCTCTAAATATCGCAATCAAATCTATGAGAGATGAATTAAGTACAGAAATGTTCTACATtctcattaatgaaaataataacaatatatctcGGTTAGCATCAGATTACAAGATGCAAGAGCTGGAAGTATTTAAAGGCCTTGTAAGCTAATTagtttttccatttatatattatttttaataacatttataaaatttgctttttttaatagttttctttaaaatttggatCTTCCCAATTTGTACTTAAACCGCAATAgtgttattttgtaaaatgtttatttatttcttaataaaatacaaactatttaatgatttaattatcaGACCTAACTTAAATCAGGCATTTTCCAGAAGCCATTAAAATAACAGTATGTTATTTGTTAAGATAGATTATACTTAACAGGGGGGGGGGAAATtggtaaagaaatttatttctggtAGAAAAAAGgttcttcttattttaaatattatcgtAAGTACTTTTCTTTCTGTCAGAATTcactgaccccccccccctcctccctcCAAAAAATGTTTGGTAATTTCAGATGGTATAAAAAAAAGTggtgaaaatcaatttaaaaaaccTTAATTGAGTCGTGTTtaacaaatgcattaaataatattattctagaGCATAATGATCATTGCAAAATGTGTTCAAATGTAATAACTACAACAAAAcgttgatttaatattttatttccctctTTTTGGTATTTTTCCGTTTGCCGGGCGCAAATGttgccaattgtgaaccaaacgcaaatttggcgtaagaaatttggggGCAATTTTTCACTTGCACTCGACTAACGGAAAAGTactcactttttctttttttctgaaaattgactATTATAATGCCATCTAAAATCATACAGCAATATTTCGAGGATAGGATTTTTTCCCTCCAATCTGTAaatcaaaaaattgcaaattttgcttatttttcaaggacctaatgaaaaaattaagaacttttcaagagctaaaagtataataaagtaaaattcaagGGGTGTTCATAAAAACTCTgtctttgttaaatttattaaaatcaaaaattaaatgaaatttttgtgttttttttataataatccttgaaaatattatttcaaaaactgatgtttacaccaatttaaaattaaataaattgcatttttagtgACATCAATTTAAATGGCATGAAAGTCTTTcctgaattttggaaatatttttaaaatataactttgagcaatagattttattgttaaactaaaattcaaagaattttgctttctatcaaatgtttaataatgtgatttttgtttgaaagatagaaaagtagaaatttgtttaatatctcTGTAGTTTTACATGAAGAACAAAAGTGAAATTACAGTACAACGAATGGTAGAAAAAAAGTTATCCGACAGttacatttgtaataataatttactaactttataatatgatgaaattatttgACATATTAAGATAATTGATATATACAAAGAACATAACAggtataaggctattaaaatagcaTGTCTTTGATAGATATGtcacaatttcattattttaataaaaaattagtttgctTTATTTCTATTCTAATGTTTTGAGGTCGAAAaagattttcagattttgaaaagttttaaaaataaatcttccaaaATATCAATTAGTATATGCAtgttgaaattctgaaaaaagattCTTGAATTGGTCTATATATGATGCCATAAACTGTCATGGAGGTTCTTAAATGTTCTGGCTTCTAGATATTTGCAACAGTATGCAAAATCAGTCTATGTAAAGAATTATGATgctataaagaagaaaaaaagttctgATGGGAACAAAGATAATCCCATAAATACAAAGCAACTtcccaaaataaaacaaatcattgaaAAGTCTGCAGAAATTAATGCTCAAATATAtgaacaagcaaaaaaaaaaaaaaaaaaaaaaaaatcattaaatgcttttttttataatagcatGAATTTTGCGTTTTATTCAAATGAATCCTTAATTCTGTTAACTTTGAATTGAACATGAGGAAGTAATCAAtatgttttttcccccttaacATATGAATTTGTCTGGGTAAATTCTaggtaataataaaaagaaattatttttgtctatatataaatataaatattcattttatatactattatttcaGATAATGTTCAATTCTTGTTTAgttttttcactaataaattaagtgtatttttttaaaaaatataactagcATATAAATGCTGTTTGCGCATTTCATAAATTGCATACACATAGAGAAAGAAACACAGggaatttttttctccaatttttcaaTAGCAACCCTGTAACAATGAATATAACAAATCACCttagtatttttcttaaatatttagaaaagaagtAATAATAGTAAACAgagaagtatttgaaaattaatagtgaaaatattttatttaaatttaattttttcatttatatatctaaattatcttattttacagtccttgaattttcaaaaaaagttcttGAAAGTCCTTGAATTGTTTTCTTCATTAAGAGTGAAAACTGAAAGATGCTCATTAccactttctaaaatatatcttagtCACATTTGGTAGTTCTATGTGTATCAATCTGTTTTAAAGAGTGCTAAAACCTACACATACatgtacattcatttttattattaatagagaaatgtttgaaaatagttttttttttaaagccatttgTATTGTCAGTGTTCTTGCATGCTTATAAATGTATAAGTAAGCAGTAATTGTTCATTgttggtaaatatttttaatggtttgttTGGTGTGAAAGTAAGCATGTTAGCATATATCTTGAGCTTAGTAGCATGAACAGccagaaaaatatcttttgaaagcaGAAGTATTGTTGAATAATTGATAgcactgaaaaatatattatttctattatttataaaatgaatttaccCAGTATATACATCAATTTGTGTAGCTAATTAtattgaactttaaatttttttttttttttttcctaaatttatatatattgtgaaaCCAAAAACGCAAGATAATTATgcagtgaaatttaaattaatatttaaaaattgtaataaaattactttttgcttcattaatgaattatttcaaaatataaggaTGTGTATGCATATCACATTTATATCCCAAATTATTTCAGACTTTTACCTTTGgtagttttccattttattttttttccaggcGATTTCTATTGTCAAATCGGAAGACGGGAAAATTTCCTCTACAGATgctctaaatttagaaattgatattaaaatttcaaagagagAAGTCAATGATATGCTACAAATGTTTGTAGTAGATGGCTGGTTATGTGaagtaagaaattaatattcatttatattaagtttgatacatgttattaaattaaaataacatcttaattaatgttttacattaaaaaaaattactgtttattcattttttaaaatttatatgacatAAATCACTATCATTgccaatattattttgttaacaaaaCTTTTGATATGAATcaactataaaaataatgaaattgttatgCTGTATTTTTGAAATGACAAATGGAAATCActgttattcttttgaaaataattttaataaataatttctctaaataatGTAACAGATGTATGTGATGACATtacataatagaaataaatatacgaGTATTAGTAAAAATCattatctattttgaaattaacttttcctATTCACACTAATTTATCTTGATTCTATAcatactaatgtttttttttttttttttgcaaaggtATTACTtatactatagtctgtgtattttctgtaggcagtTCAAGGTTACATTATCtccctcgttattggttgtctggtgcCAGTAAcacggtagaaaatgtgaccttgaaccgcctacagaaaatacacagactatagggTAGGAAAGATTAtgtttaccattatttatttcatggttTAATTCTTATTGCtgtaaattcaatataataatgaattttcaaaatgttttttagaaagaCGGATACTACTTTTTCAGTACTAGAGCTATAGCTGAGCTGCAgcattttttcagagaaaattataTGGATAATATCTCTATATGTTATCAATGCAAAAACATTGTATTTCAggttagttgatttttttatgccaacaactattttaatattataaacacataactatgttttatataattataataactatttttataggGACCAGTATGTCAAAACTGtgatataaaattgcataattactGCATGAAACGTACTGGTATCAAGTTGTGTCCATCATGCAGGaaagatttttatgtttcttgaacaatatttatttgtatagattttacatgtataataaatatttattttataacaaaatttttacaaaacttcagTTCTCAATAACATATTTATCTACTGCTTTGGTATTATTGGAATTTTTACACAAGTGATGTTGAAAGAATCTCCAACATGTTTTGATACTAGTTCTAACATTGCAAGTTTTTTCTGCACACATCGAGATGACTCCAGTTCATACAAAGTGCAAATGTTGAATAGTAAACCATCATGCAAACAAGATGAAGGATTATTATGTATGGTTTTCTCAAGCAAATGTAGAGATTCTTTCAGTTTTCCCATATATAACAAACACACGGCTAAATTATTTGCCAACTGAAAAGAAAATGAGAGTATGTTAGTACGagagaatatgaaaatatttttaacttgcaCATACACACAGCTTCAGAGTAAAGTTCATCTGTAATCTATAGAAATCTTTATACAGAAGG
It encodes:
- the LOC129963616 gene encoding non-structural maintenance of chromosomes element 1 homolog, whose protein sequence is MKNLEDKYKYFLQVFMWKKICGNDEVWNLIRKCQRISNDDSSRPETPEPEDLVQFIKEINLALKPLNIAIKSMRDELSTEMFYILINENNNNISRLASDYKMQELEVFKGLAISIVKSEDGKISSTDALNLEIDIKISKREVNDMLQMFVVDGWLCEKDGYYFFSTRAIAELQHFFRENYMDNISICYQCKNIVFQGPVCQNCDIKLHNYCMKRTGIKLCPSCRKDFYVS